In a genomic window of Balaenoptera ricei isolate mBalRic1 chromosome 3, mBalRic1.hap2, whole genome shotgun sequence:
- the SOWAHA gene encoding ankyrin repeat domain-containing protein SOWAHA, whose translation MALAAAAAAAAAGVSQAAVLGFLQENGGKVRNSELLSRFKPLLDAGDPRGRAARRDRFKQFVNDVAVVKELDGVKFVVLRKKPRPREGPEPLPSCFPSTPGASAPPSKITSVSQGETAASGAPSLASAQRAVEPPEDPAPPSEPQDTPGAPASEPTQLTKGLLLVPARQSGMPSDPQITAFELAQPSEELSADVAPPSTAPSEAALPHAEPPDPEPAPGLSKGPPPPPPRALPQKPCMLPVRCVPGPAALRLRAEEQGLRRQLSEEPSPRSSPLLLRRLSVEESGLGLSLGPGRSPHLRRLSRAGPRLLSPDTEEVPAAPPPSAVPLEPAEHEWLVRAAGGRWTHQLHGLLLRDLGLAAKRDFMSGFTALHWAAKSGDLEMVQQLVEIARRGGARVDVNARSHGGYTPLHLAALHGHEDAAVLLVVRLGAQVHVRDHSGRRAYQYLPSGASYALRRLLGDPGLRSSTEPDATGGGSGSSAARRPVQVAATILSSTTSAFLGVLADDLMLQDLARGMRKSGSLSKFLGASPMAPRKKTKTRSSLQVFSEISRRPTPGPLAGLVPSLPPAT comes from the coding sequence ATGGCGCTGGCCGCGGCCGCGGCCGCTGCGGCCGCCGGGGTGAGCCAGGCGGCAGTGCTGGGCTTTCTGCAGGAGAACGGCGGAAAGGTGCGCAACTCTGAGCTGCTGAGCCGCTTCAAGCCGCTGCTGGATGCCGGCGACCCACGCGGCCGCGCCGCCCGCAGGGACCGTTTCAAGCAGTTTGTCAACGACGTGGCCGTGGTGAAGGAGCTCGACGGCGTCAAATTTGTGGTGCTGAGGAAGAAGCCGCGGCCCCGGGAGGGACCAGAGCCCCTACCCTCCTGCTTCCCGAGCACCCCGGGGGCATCAGCCCCGCCGTCGAAGATCACCTCCGTCTCACAGGGGGAAaccgctgcttcgggggctccATCCTTGGCCTCCGCGCAGAGGGCGGTGGAACCACCTGAGGACCCGGCTCCGCCATCAGAGCCACAGGACACCCCCGGGGCTCCGGCTTCTGAGCCCACTCAGCTGACTAAGGGGCTGCTGTtagtcccagcccggcagtcaGGGATGCCCTCGGACCCCCAGATTACAGCCTTTGAGCTGGCCCAGCCCTCCGAGGAACTCTCTGCAGACGTAGCCCCACCGTCCACGGCACCGTCGGAGGCAGCTTTGCCCCATGCAGAACCGCCAGACCCGGAACCTGCGCCTGGGCTTTCAAAAGGGCCGCCACCACCCCCTCCGCGCGCGCTGCCGCAAAAGCCCTGCATGCTGCCGGTGCGCTGCGTCCCGGGCCCCGCGGCGCTGCGGCTCCGGGCGGAGGAGCAGGGCCTGCGTCGGCAGCTGTCGGAGGAGCCCAGCCCACGGAGCTCCCCTCTGCTGCTGCGGCGGCTCTCAGTAGAGGAGTCCGGCCTGGGCCTCAGCCTGGGCCCCGGCCGCTCCCCGCACCTGAGGCGCCTGTCGCGCGCCGGCCCTCGCCTGCTGAGCCCCGACACCGAGGAGGTGCCCGCCGCACCGCCGCCGTCCGCCGTACCCCTGGAGCCGGCCGAACACGAGTGGCTAGTGCGGGCTGCCGGGGGCCGTTGGACCCACCAGCTGCACGGGCTGCTGCTGCGCGACCTCGGCCTGGCGGCCAAACGCGACTTCATGTCTGGTTTCACGGCCCTGCATTGGGCCGCCAAGAGTGGCGACCTCGAGATGGTGCAGCAGCTGGTGGAGATCGCGCGGCGTGGAGGCGCGCGGGTCGACGTGAACGCGCGCTCACACGGTGGCTACACGCCGCTGCACCTGGCGGCTCTGCATGGCCACGAGGATGCAGCGGTGCTGCTGGTGGTCCGATTAGGTGCGCAGGTGCACGTGCGTGACCACAGCGGGAGGCGCGCTTACCAGTACCTGCCGTCCGGCGCCTCGTATGCTCTGCGCCGCCTACTTGGCGACCCCGGCCTGCGAAGCTCTACCGAGCCCGATGCGACCGGTGGTGGTAGTGGCAGTTCTGCGGCCCGGCGCCCGGTGCAGGTGGCCGCCACCATCCTCAGTTCCACCACCAGCGCGTTTCTGGGCGTCCTGGCCGACGACCTGATGCTCCAGGATCTGGCTCGAGGCATGAGGAAGTCGGGCTCCTTAAGCAAATTCTTGGGTGCCTCGCCCATGGCTCCTcgtaaaaagacaaaaacccgCAGTAGTCTGCAGGTCTTTTCAGAAATCTCCCGTCGACCCACTCCGGGGCCCTTGGCTGGTCTAGTACCCAGCCTACCGCCAGCAACCTGA